A genome region from Defluviimonas aquaemixtae includes the following:
- a CDS encoding uracil-DNA glycosylase, whose amino-acid sequence MIPGAWAHLPFFKRDWPRIDAALAGEDGPVYPPRDRIFAALDTCPPEDVRVVILGQDPYHTAGKADGLAFSIPHGFTGRLDSLGNIFKELSDDLGATRTRTQLDDWACQGVLLMNTALTVPEGRPKAHAAFGWDTLVADVLSEIDAKPRAFLLWGGPAQKVARRCLRNPKHLRIETAHPSPLSAYRGFFGSRPFSRVNAWLAARGEAPVAWGG is encoded by the coding sequence ATGATACCCGGAGCCTGGGCGCACTTGCCGTTCTTCAAGCGGGATTGGCCGCGCATCGATGCTGCGCTCGCTGGCGAGGACGGGCCGGTCTACCCGCCGCGCGACCGGATTTTCGCCGCGCTCGACACCTGCCCGCCAGAAGACGTGCGGGTAGTGATCCTTGGTCAGGACCCGTACCACACGGCCGGGAAGGCCGACGGGCTGGCCTTTTCGATTCCGCACGGTTTCACCGGGCGGCTCGACAGTCTCGGCAACATTTTCAAGGAATTGTCGGACGATCTTGGTGCAACGCGAACCCGAACGCAGCTTGACGACTGGGCGTGTCAGGGCGTGCTCTTGATGAACACGGCCCTCACCGTCCCGGAGGGACGGCCAAAGGCGCATGCGGCATTCGGGTGGGACACGCTTGTCGCCGACGTGCTGTCCGAGATTGACGCGAAACCGCGCGCCTTTCTGCTCTGGGGCGGCCCCGCGCAGAAGGTCGCGCGTCGCTGTCTACGCAACCCCAAACATCTCAGGATCGAAACGGCCCACCCCTCCCCGCTTTCAGCCTATCGCGGCTTCTTCGGGTCGCGCCCCTTCAGCCGGGTGAACGCCTGGCTCGCGGCACGGGGCGAGGCGCCGGTAGCGTGGGGCGGATAG